A stretch of the Bacteroidales bacterium genome encodes the following:
- a CDS encoding transposase has translation MQHTKITDNLGEFHKFLDNDNKTGLCLEDTIGFFDVRRIFGQFDTIKQSGIMVSKIMTTLLVMLFYRSRNIHSYFSWQYGKQVEKEGSKNPYYDMLGNEQVHWRVILYLFARRYLQLVSRLADHSKQKIRALIFDDSPVEKTGWKIEGVSKIHDHVTGRYILGFKLLVSGYWDGNSFIPIDFSLHRERGKELDKARNKRNRAKRKAKQAEAAYREHKADHLKKRLVLYTLREEMNSVSTKGTALEYEKQEKRVSRSKKKQSKLHKQMKQARVILAEKEELVKKKEKQAPLYGLTPAQRRKQFKKERAKDSPGHERRSEVDMSKAQSVIKMISRAVKRGFEFEYVLFDSWFFSKEILAHIESFRSKGIKLVAMVKMGKVKRSRKYNAKYIRVPVWYDNRRVNLFFVRLGSGSKWKVFITNDPDLTFNKLLEVYHIRWSIEVFYKDGKQHLQLGKCQCNNFDSQIGATTLVMMQYIMLLLFKRQHYGQSLGSIFDMLSTQTQEENITRYLMDIFWEIVHGIGEILKVDIMELFEEIIRDHQKAEEINRRFLPAFGRNREA, from the coding sequence ATGCAACACACGAAAATTACAGATAATCTGGGTGAATTTCATAAATTCCTGGACAACGATAACAAAACAGGCCTCTGCCTGGAAGACACGATAGGGTTCTTTGACGTACGGCGCATATTCGGGCAGTTTGATACAATCAAGCAAAGCGGGATCATGGTATCGAAGATTATGACAACATTGCTTGTGATGTTGTTTTACCGCAGCCGGAACATCCACAGTTACTTCTCCTGGCAGTACGGGAAGCAAGTAGAAAAAGAGGGGAGCAAGAATCCATATTATGATATGCTGGGCAATGAGCAAGTACACTGGCGCGTGATTCTGTATTTATTTGCCAGGCGCTATTTGCAGCTTGTGTCCCGCTTGGCAGACCACAGTAAACAAAAGATCAGGGCCTTGATTTTCGATGATAGTCCTGTTGAAAAGACCGGGTGGAAGATCGAAGGTGTCAGTAAGATCCACGACCATGTTACAGGCCGGTATATTCTGGGTTTCAAACTTCTGGTTAGTGGTTACTGGGATGGTAATAGTTTTATTCCTATTGATTTTTCCCTGCACCGTGAACGAGGCAAGGAGCTTGATAAGGCACGGAATAAGCGTAACCGGGCAAAGCGTAAGGCCAAGCAGGCTGAGGCTGCATACCGGGAGCACAAAGCGGATCATCTGAAGAAAAGGTTGGTATTGTACACTTTGAGAGAAGAAATGAACTCCGTATCAACAAAGGGTACAGCGTTGGAATACGAGAAACAGGAGAAAAGGGTATCCCGTTCCAAGAAGAAGCAATCGAAGTTGCATAAGCAGATGAAACAGGCCCGGGTCATCCTGGCGGAGAAGGAGGAGCTTGTCAAGAAGAAGGAAAAGCAGGCACCGCTATACGGTCTTACTCCTGCCCAGCGGAGAAAGCAGTTCAAGAAAGAACGAGCCAAGGATAGCCCAGGACACGAGCGTAGATCGGAAGTGGACATGAGTAAGGCCCAGAGCGTGATTAAGATGATAAGCCGGGCAGTAAAGCGGGGCTTCGAATTTGAATATGTCTTGTTTGATAGCTGGTTTTTCTCCAAAGAGATCCTTGCCCACATTGAATCATTTCGTTCCAAAGGCATTAAGCTGGTAGCGATGGTGAAGATGGGTAAGGTAAAGCGTAGCCGGAAGTATAACGCCAAATACATCAGGGTACCGGTCTGGTATGATAACCGTAGGGTCAATCTGTTCTTTGTAAGGCTGGGATCGGGAAGCAAGTGGAAGGTCTTTATCACCAATGACCCGGACCTGACATTTAATAAGCTGCTGGAGGTTTACCATATCAGATGGTCAATTGAAGTTTTTTACAAGGATGGCAAACAACACCTGCAGCTCGGCAAATGCCAGTGTAACAACTTCGATTCACAGATCGGGGCAACCACCCTGGTTATGATGCAGTACATCATGTTGCTTCTGTTTAAGCGGCAGCATTACGGGCAAAGCCTCGGCAGTATCTTTGATATGCTGAGTACGCAGACGCAGGAAGAGAACATCACCCGGTATTTGATGGACATATTCTGGGAGATCGTTCATGGTATCGGAGAAATATTGAAGGTGGATATTATGGAACTGTTCGAAGAGATCATCCGGGACCACCAGAAGGCAGAGGAGATAAACAGACGGTTTTTACCTGCATTTGGAAGAAACCGGGAAGCATGA